One window of Daphnia carinata strain CSIRO-1 chromosome 7, CSIRO_AGI_Dcar_HiC_V3, whole genome shotgun sequence genomic DNA carries:
- the LOC130688661 gene encoding LOW QUALITY PROTEIN: selenoprotein F-like (The sequence of the model RefSeq protein was modified relative to this genomic sequence to represent the inferred CDS: substituted 1 base at 1 genomic stop codon) yields MAEPVALALTVLSALIVIVSCEYSASECRSLGFNKANLLCSSCFYLAEHDLEVLVSQCRECCLQEGRNDSSTLYPKAILEVCGXKLGSYPQVQAFIKGDKARGFPNLKVKYVRGADPIIKLLDADGVVQEELAIDKWNTDSVDEFLKMHLIMENSSNDL; encoded by the exons ATGGCGGAACCTGTGGCTCTTGCCTTGACAGTTCTGTCGGCTTTG ATTGTTATTGTGTCCTGTGAATATTCAGCCAGCGAATGTAGATCTCTTGGATTCAACAAAGCAAATCTGCTGTGTTCGTCATGTTTTTATCTTGCTGAACATGACTTGGAGGTCCTAGT AAGCCAATGCCGGGAATGTTGCTTACAGGAAGGTAGAAATGATTCTTCGACACTGTATCCAAAAGCTATTTTAGAAGTTTGTGGGTGAAAATTGGGCTCGTACCCACAGGTCCAGG cattTATTAAAGGTGACAAGGCTCGAGGGTTCCCCAATTTAAAAGTCAAGTATGTTCGTGGAGCAGATCCAATTATCAAATTGCTTGATGCTGATGGTGTTGTTCAAGAAGAACTAGCTATAGATAAATGGAACACTGATTCTGTTGATGAGTTTCTCAAAATGCATTTGATCATGGAGAATTCCAGCAATGATTTGTAA
- the LOC130688737 gene encoding protein king tubby-like isoform X1, whose translation MEKPDTMDASSSNSATWRQKKLDQQRQLMEQKQKAKRQQPSLVHASQLRPLSSRSALSGKSGIGDDHNSSLPTAIQVLPVVGQSSDYDDEPTVSVPPSDSNKLASQFRSFSLSPVSADISEPETETEEDQESRPYLRKELHKENKRPRPLSTPIESNNSPSHDRLNYRQGSTIISGSTQLNDIQENLDQFVFKAAPKESQMKCRITRDRKGMDRGLYPTYFLHLEREDGKKIFLLAGRKRKKSATSNYIISTDPTDLSRGGEAFVAKLRSNVFGTHFTLYDDGHKLSSRQELAAVIYDTNVLGFKGPRKMTIIIPAMSIEQQRIEICPSVQHEGIIERWKRKMSDDLLELHNKTPVWNDDTQSYVLNFHGRVTQASVKNFQLVHEDDADYIIMQFGRVAEDVFTMDFRYPMCAVQAFAVALSSFDGKLACE comes from the exons atggaaaaaccCGACACAATGGATGCATCTTCATCCAACAGTGCTACATGGAGGCAGAAGAAATTAGACCAGCAG CGGCAGTTGatggaacaaaaacagaaGGCCAAGCGTCAGCAACCTTCCTTGGTCCATGCATCACAACTGCGACCTCTGTCCAGTAGGTCTGCATTATCTGGGAAATCAGGTATAG GGGATGACCACAATTCAAGCTTGCCAACAGCCATCCAAGTGCTACCAGTTGTTGGTCAGTCATCAGACTATGACGATGAACCTACCGTTTCTGTACCACCTAGCGATTCCAACAAATTAGCTAGCCAATTTCGAAGTTTTAGTTTATCACCTGTTTCAGCCGATATTTCAGAGCCAGAAACTGAAACAGAAGAGGACCAAGAATCTAGACCTTATCTCCGTAAAGAGTTGCACAAAGAGAACAAACGACCACGTCCACTTTCTACGCCCATAGAAAGCAATAATTCTCCATCCCAT GATCGTCTGAATTACCGACAGGGTTCCACCATAATTAGTGGATCTACACAGCTGAACGACATTCAAGAAAACTTGGAccaatttgttttcaaagctGCCCCTAAAGAATCTCAGATGAAGTGCCGTATTACACGTGACCGAAAAGGAATGGATCGCGGGTTGTATCCTACTTATTTTTTACACCTTGAACGTGAAgacggaaagaaaatttttcttctcgcCGGACGCAAACGGAAGAAAAGTGCCACAAGCAATTACATTATTTCAACGGATCCTACGGATCTTTCTCGAGGAGGGGAAGCGTTCGTGGCAAAACTGCGTTCTAATGTTTTCGGCACCCATTTCACCCTTTATGATGATGGCCACAAATTAAGCAGTCGGCAAGAACTCGCCGCAGTTATCTAT gacACTAACGTACTTGGATTTAAGGGTCCCAGAAAAATGACTATTATTATTCCAGCTATGTCCATTGAACAACAGCGCATTGAGATTTGCCCGTCGGTACAGCATGAAGGCATAATTG AGCGGTGGAAGCGAAAGATGAGTGACGACCTTCTTGAACTTCACAACAAAACGCCAGTTTGGAACGATGATACTCAGTCATATGTGCTCAACTTTCATGGTCGAGTTACTCAGGCATCAGTAAAGAACTTTCAGTTGGTCCACGAGGATGATG CCGACTATATCATAATGCAATTTGGTCGTGTCGCGGAGGATGTTTTCACAATGGATTTCCGTTACCCAATGTGTGCAGTTCAAGCATTTGCTGTGGCATTAAGCAGCTTCGACGGCAAACTGGCGTGCGAGTGA
- the LOC130688546 gene encoding uncharacterized protein LOC130688546, with protein MENSNKMSLSTTRTKAIQCEVLSNSPVSNSNSWKFITPTRLQKAIKEAKYDLHHMLEKSAHVNYPLETPICSKKRNAKNVMSIPPNLSLDQEEQKRKAKSTIHKPTSHPSCYKDLPFSEEKKHTESNSCVSTKSSSSITTPDLQSQELENNEGLNEADLKWFGKNYRTQLSRKATISNTDFKSHISNKCSLHPQSSIATHKRQNQIQVHKTVIDLVNRVQVREQQLRKQLAEMSFTPAPSVSSTRSSLAEESHEPILLSNLPKELNIFVEGSFKRDCTETSSTQHSDEMLMSAESLISLLGDEWLKNLLKEELEISHIE; from the exons ATGGAGAATTCTAACAAAATGTCATTATCTACAACCAGAACAAAAGCAATACAGTGTGAAGTGTTGTCTAATTCTCCTGTAAGCAATTCAAACTCATGGAag TTTATCACTCCAACCAGGCTCCAGAAAGCAATAAAGGAAGCTAAATATGATCTCCATCACATGCTAGAAAAATCAGCACATGTGAATTATCCTTTAGAAACCCCCATatgttcaaaaaaaagaaatgcaaagaATGTGATGTCTATCCCACCAAATCTTTCGCTAGATCAAGAAGAACAGAAACGGAAAGCCAAATCAACCATCCATAAACCAACAAGTCACCCATCTTGCTATAAAGATCTGCCATTTTCCGAAGAAAAGAAGCATACTGAATCTAACTCCTGTGTTTCTACAAAGAGCAGTTCTAGTATCACAACTCCTGACCTTCAAAGTCAAGAATTGGAAAATAATGAAGGATTGAATGAAGCAGATCTCAAATGGTTTGGAAAGAATTACAGGACTCAGCTGAGCAGAAAAGCTACCATCAGCAACACTGATTTTAAGTCACATATTTCAAACAAATGCAGCCTACATCCACAGTCTTCCATAGCCACCCACAAAAGGCAAAATCAAATACAAGTTCACAAAACAGTCATTGACTTGGTCAATCGAGTTCAAGTGCGTGAACAACAGTTACGGAAACAATTGGCCGAAATGTCTTTTACTCCAGCACCGTCGGTTTCTAGTACTAGGAGTAGTTTAGCAGAAGAAAGCCACGAGCCGATACTATTATCAAACTTACCGAAAGAGCTAAATATATTTGTGGAAGGTTCTTTCAAACGCGATTGTACAGAAACATCCTCAACTCAACACAGTGATGAAATGCTTATGAGTGCCGAAAGCCTGATTTCTTTGCTCGGTGACGAGTGGCtaaaaaaccttttaaaagaagaacTTGAAATCTCTCATATTGAATAA
- the LOC130688591 gene encoding ras-related protein Rab-34-like, which translates to MRQSRSATLKMIVDKAPNDRQINKLPQPYLKSSTPYAGSDFRPEVKSACLSHRLISASLKISKIIILGNVAVGKSCLVNRFCHSVFDQNYKATIGVDFEVERFDILQVPFNLQIWDTAGQERFKCIASSYYRGAHAVVVAFDLTNLYSLSSCPAWLEDALKANTVRPLVFLVGTKRDLLSEAAYKHVEDQATRMARALQAEYWCVSSKFGLNVDAFFQRIAALTFNVSVSQECREIDPSREIGNGLVTLKKSENPIGGMEKRKRLKNGCCNS; encoded by the exons ATGCGTCAATCCCGCTCGGCGACTCTAAAA atgataGTGGACAAAGCCCCCAATGACCGGCAAATCAACAAACTTCCTCAGCCCTACCTGAAATCGAGTACACCTTACGCAGGTTCGGACTTCCGACCGGAGGTCAAGTCAGCATGCCTTTCCCATCGATTGATCTCGGCGAGTTTAAAAATATCGAAAATTATTATTCTGGGGAACGTAGCAGTGGGCAAGTCTTGCCTTGTTAATCG ATTTTGCCATAGTGTCTTTGATCAGAATTACAAGGCAACCATAGGAGTCGATTTTGAAGTTGAAAGATTTGATATCCTCCAAGTGCCTTTCAATTTGCAAAT atgGGACACCGCTGGGCAGGAAAGGTTTAAATGTATTGCATCGTCTTATTATCGTGGTGCTCACG CGGTTGTTGTTGCCTTTGATTTGACAAATCTCTATTCATTGTCCTCTTGCCCTGCTTGGTTGGAAGATGCGTTGAAGGCTAATACTGTCCGTCCTCTTGTGTTTTTGGTTGGTACCAAAAGGGATTTATTG TCAGAAGCTGCCTACAAACATGTAGAAGATCAGGCGACACGCATGGCCCGCGCTCTTCAAGCCGAATATTGG TGCGTTTCATCTAAATTCGGATTGAACGTTGATGCATTTTTCCAACGTATTGCGGCTTTAACTTTTAATGTGTCTGTATCACAAGAATGTCGAGAAATTGATCCGTCAAGAGAAATTGGTAACGGTCTTGTCA CTCTGAAGAAATCTGAAAACCCCATAGGCGGTatggagaaaagaaagcgGTTGAAAAATGGTTGTTGCAATAGTTAA
- the LOC130688737 gene encoding tubby-related protein 3-like isoform X2 yields the protein MEKPDTMDASSSNSATWRQKKLDQQRQLMEQKQKAKRQQPSLVHASQLRPLSSRSALSGKSGDDHNSSLPTAIQVLPVVGQSSDYDDEPTVSVPPSDSNKLASQFRSFSLSPVSADISEPETETEEDQESRPYLRKELHKENKRPRPLSTPIESNNSPSHDRLNYRQGSTIISGSTQLNDIQENLDQFVFKAAPKESQMKCRITRDRKGMDRGLYPTYFLHLEREDGKKIFLLAGRKRKKSATSNYIISTDPTDLSRGGEAFVAKLRSNVFGTHFTLYDDGHKLSSRQELAAVIYDTNVLGFKGPRKMTIIIPAMSIEQQRIEICPSVQHEGIIERWKRKMSDDLLELHNKTPVWNDDTQSYVLNFHGRVTQASVKNFQLVHEDDADYIIMQFGRVAEDVFTMDFRYPMCAVQAFAVALSSFDGKLACE from the exons atggaaaaaccCGACACAATGGATGCATCTTCATCCAACAGTGCTACATGGAGGCAGAAGAAATTAGACCAGCAG CGGCAGTTGatggaacaaaaacagaaGGCCAAGCGTCAGCAACCTTCCTTGGTCCATGCATCACAACTGCGACCTCTGTCCAGTAGGTCTGCATTATCTGGGAAATCAG GGGATGACCACAATTCAAGCTTGCCAACAGCCATCCAAGTGCTACCAGTTGTTGGTCAGTCATCAGACTATGACGATGAACCTACCGTTTCTGTACCACCTAGCGATTCCAACAAATTAGCTAGCCAATTTCGAAGTTTTAGTTTATCACCTGTTTCAGCCGATATTTCAGAGCCAGAAACTGAAACAGAAGAGGACCAAGAATCTAGACCTTATCTCCGTAAAGAGTTGCACAAAGAGAACAAACGACCACGTCCACTTTCTACGCCCATAGAAAGCAATAATTCTCCATCCCAT GATCGTCTGAATTACCGACAGGGTTCCACCATAATTAGTGGATCTACACAGCTGAACGACATTCAAGAAAACTTGGAccaatttgttttcaaagctGCCCCTAAAGAATCTCAGATGAAGTGCCGTATTACACGTGACCGAAAAGGAATGGATCGCGGGTTGTATCCTACTTATTTTTTACACCTTGAACGTGAAgacggaaagaaaatttttcttctcgcCGGACGCAAACGGAAGAAAAGTGCCACAAGCAATTACATTATTTCAACGGATCCTACGGATCTTTCTCGAGGAGGGGAAGCGTTCGTGGCAAAACTGCGTTCTAATGTTTTCGGCACCCATTTCACCCTTTATGATGATGGCCACAAATTAAGCAGTCGGCAAGAACTCGCCGCAGTTATCTAT gacACTAACGTACTTGGATTTAAGGGTCCCAGAAAAATGACTATTATTATTCCAGCTATGTCCATTGAACAACAGCGCATTGAGATTTGCCCGTCGGTACAGCATGAAGGCATAATTG AGCGGTGGAAGCGAAAGATGAGTGACGACCTTCTTGAACTTCACAACAAAACGCCAGTTTGGAACGATGATACTCAGTCATATGTGCTCAACTTTCATGGTCGAGTTACTCAGGCATCAGTAAAGAACTTTCAGTTGGTCCACGAGGATGATG CCGACTATATCATAATGCAATTTGGTCGTGTCGCGGAGGATGTTTTCACAATGGATTTCCGTTACCCAATGTGTGCAGTTCAAGCATTTGCTGTGGCATTAAGCAGCTTCGACGGCAAACTGGCGTGCGAGTGA
- the LOC130688429 gene encoding uncharacterized protein LOC130688429, which produces MLRVWKNICKEFRQLCVGGSANTETVHISNGSIQLSSNQDVNSSCIKLYQQTTNGTLLCEPGKSTEHKHKSAESNSYYYINHKWNLSKSIFLEICGLSSAVALGWNLSQLRQKQSHLYDFSSSLAKVITDIALPQLRSGIRLTINDLSSSSSRAFSNVLCNTTTNQDSSTYVNTTTAFALSLTEEINQTLEEMVKSLETSSALGLADWQNSVGIQLINSARKKELSEYDYLIDRLESDRFSAYQREALNCFRESKKLGSIKGAYNLGLCYEQGIGTIIDKEKAVAHYEEAARNNHPAAQYNLGLLLYRRYLTDESSKENDITRAYDLLRQAAQQGVEEASAALIAIASEQENQDATTPSTTTKTTVGRNTLCNGMASFRKASSEPHSFTSCHRQLKDSVDTTEFELRRDSISFYLGD; this is translated from the exons ATGTTAAGGGTTTGGAAAAATATTTGCAAAG AGTTCAGACAGCTATGTGTTGGAGGTTCTGCAAACACTGAAACAGTACACATAAGCAATGGCTCTATCCAACTGTCGTCAAATCAAGATGTCAACAGTTCCTGCATTAAACTTTACCAACAAACTACAAATGGCACTTTATTGTGCGAGCCTGGAAAATCCACCGAACACAAGCATAAATCTGCAGAATCCAATTCGTATTACTATATTAACCATAAATGGAATTTGTCCAAATCAATATTTCTTGAAATATGTGGCTTG AGTTCAGCTGTTGCATTGGGCTGGAATCTCAGCCAACTGAGGCAGAAACAAAGCCATCTTTATGATTTTTCATCAAGTTTGGCAAAAGTCATTACAGATATAGCCTTACCACAGCTTCGTAGTGGAATCAGACTAACTATAAATGATCTATCCTCCAGCTCCAGTAGGGCATTTTCTAATGTGCTTTGTAACACTACTACAAACCAGGATTCAAGCACCTATGTAAATACCACAACTGCCTTTGCATTATCTCTTACAGAAGAAATCAATCAG ACCCTGGAGGAAATGGTTAAAAGTCTGGAAACCAGCAGTGCTCTAGGCTTAGCAGACTGGCAAAATTCTGTGGGAATTCAGCTTATCAATTCAGCCAGGAAGAAAGAACTCTCCGAATATGACTACCTTATCGATCGTCTCGAAAGTGATCGTTTTTCAGCCTACCAAAGAGAAGCCCTCAATTGCTTTAGAGAATCGAAAAAACTTGGTAGTATCAAAGGCGCTTACAATTTGGGACTCTGCTACGAACAAGGCATAGGCACAATCattgataaagaaaaa GCTGTGGCACATTACGAAGAAGCTGCTAGAAATAACCATCCTGCTGCCCAATATAACTTAGGGTTATTGTTGTATCGACGTTATTTAACCGATGAaagttcaaaagaaaatgacatcACTAGAGCGTATGACCTTTTGCGTCAAGCTGCTCAACAAGGCGTAGAAGAAGCCTCTGCTGCTCTTATTGCCATTGCCAGTgaacaagaaaaccaagatGCAACAACTCCTTCTACCACAACAAAAACTACTGTTGGAAGGAATACGCTGTGCAATGGAATGGCATCGTTTCGCAAGGCTTCGAGCGAGCCCCACAGTTTCACGTCTTGTCACAGACAGTTAAAAGATTCAGTAGACACTACTGAATTTGAATTGAGAAGGGACTCTATATCTTTTTACCTCGGAGATTAG
- the LOC130688538 gene encoding protein FAM151B-like, whose translation MSGCQWLSVTFEFLPSIALLNTIGWTMVLFSTQVKSSYIYGNEAISIPSVAKFFPQIQSDLSRVKWGHGVNSRGQLFQSLQGNDMMIEADVSMGMVTGREGKILPIMAHPPFKTSDLSLEEFLDTALSSRQPKGIKLDFKEMEAVEVSLMIIKSRANKIRVPLWLNGDIIQGPVNATTKPLDARRFLNLTKRYFPDAVLSVGWTTRYGPDISSWPLQIINEGSYTMNHMIQLRDALKAAQIRQTVTFPIRAGLSTSRESQQSIIWLLEQIEGSTLTLWSGPFDTVDLPGLMKLVKHIGTKKIYIDVSSGLLCEIQHFSDRP comes from the exons atgtctggTTGTCAATGGTTGAGTGTGACTTTTGAGTTTCTTCCTTCTATAGCGTTGCTGAACACAATAGGTTGGACAATGGTTCTTTTCTCCACGCAAGTCAAAAGCTCTTATATTTACGGAAACGAGGCAATATCCATACCGTCTGTCGCCAAGTTTTTCCCACAAATACAGTCAGACCTTTCACGTGTCAAGTGGGGACATGGTGTCAACAGTAGGGGTCAGCTCTTCCAGTCACTACAAG GAAATGACATGATGATTGAAGCGGACGTTTCCATGGGTATGGTTACGGGTCGTGAAGGAAAAATATTACCTATCATGGCTCATCCACCTTTTAAAACGTCAGATTTAAGTTTGGAAGAATTTCTAGACACTGCGCTGAGTAGCAGACAACCTAAAGGAATAAAACTTGATTTTAAGGAAATGGAAGCAGTCGAAGTGTCTCTTATGATAATCAAATCTCGTGCTAACAAG ATTCGCGTGCCTCTTTGGTTAAACGGAGACATTATTCAAGGGCCAGTCAATGCCACGACAAAACCACTTG atgCTAGACGATTCCTTAATCTGACAAAAAGATACTTCCCTGATGCTGTTCTATCCGTTGGATGGACAACGAG GTATGGCCCAGATATTAGTTCTTGGCCGTTACAGATAATCAATGAGGGTTCGTACACCATGAACCATATGATTCAGTTGCGTGATGCCCTTAAAGCGGCCCAAATTCGTCAGACAGTAACCTTTCCAATTCGGGCTGGTTTATCGACCTCACGGGAATCTCAGCAAAGCATTATATGGTTACTCGAACAG aTTGAAGGTAGCACGTTGACACTGTGGAGTGGACCTTTCGACACGGTCGATTTGCCTGGGTTGATGAAACTTGTCAAGCATAttgggacaaaaaaaatttacatcgaCGTGTCTAGCGGCCTTCTATGCgaaattcaacatttttcaGATCGTCCATAG